ATTTAAGCTTCATGATGGGAATTCGCTGTTATTAGGCGCAAGCCGCCGTTTGCAAAGGCTTGGCCATTATAAAGTCATCCATGACGAAGCCGTGGCCGATGTCACGGCACACTGCCGCCCGCTGCCGGAAACCGTAGGCCCGATAGGCCGCCAGGGCCCGGGTATTGCCCTTATTTACCGCCAGCACCAGGGTTTGCCCTCCCGCCTCCCGGGCCGTGGCGGCGGCCCAATCCACCAGGGCCCGGCCCACACCCCGGCCCTGGGCCTGGGGATGGACGTAGAGCTTGTCCAGCTTGAATTCCCCGGGAGTATCCGTGGTTTCCAGGCAGGCAAAGCCCACCATGGCATCCTCCAGACCAGCCGTCATCCAGCACACGGTCCAGCCCGGGCCGGGGGCACCAGCCTGGGCGGCCAAATCCCGGGGCTGGTAGCGCTCCGCCAGCATGTGGTCGATCTGGGCCTGGGGAATCAGGGCCGAATAGGTGTCCTGCCACACCACCCGGGCCAGGGCGATAAGCTCGGGCACCCGGTCCGGAGCTAGGGGCGCCAGATTCAGGGAGGAAGGGGTAGGGGCGGAGACAGCAGAGGAAACGGCGGTCATGGGCAGAAAAAGGTCGAAACTGGAGACAGAACCAGGAAGCCCCCATCTTACCCCCGCCCGAAGGGGGCGCTGCCCCGGGACTTAGGGGTAAAAGCGGGCTTCCCCGGGGGGACGGGTCTTGAAGCGCTTATGCAGCCAATAATATTGGGCCGGACACTGGCGCACCCGGGCTTCGATAAAGGCATTCATGCGCCGGGTGTCGGCATTAAGGTCCGGCCCCGGATAGTCCTCCCAGGGGGCTTCCAGGGTCACCCGATAGCCCTGGGGGGTCATCCGGGTCAGGCAGGGCAGCACCCGGGCATGGGCCAGCTTGGCGAGCCGGGGCACCCCGGTGATGGTCGCCGCAGGGGTACCGAAAAAGGGCACGAAAATGGCATCCCGGGGGCCGAAATCCAGGTCCGGCAGGTAATAGAAGGGACGACCGGAGGCCAGGCCCCTCACCGCCTTACGCAGGCCGTCCAGGCGGGAAAGAAGCTGGGGCTGGTTGAAGCGCATACGCCCGGCGTAGAGAGCGGCGTCGAAGACCAGATTTTTCTGGTTGGCGTACACCGACAGCATGGGCATTTCCAGGGTGAGCCGGGTCCAGCCCGCGTCCAAGCCGACAAAATGGGGACTGAGGAGTATCACCGGCGTTCCGTCGGTAGGCAGATGTTCCAGGCCTTCCAACTGGATCAGGCGGCGCAAACGCGCTGGCGAGGCCCACCAGAGCAGGCTCCGGTCCAGAAAAGACTGGCCGAAGGCGATGAAGTGCTGCAAGGCCAGGCGGCGCCGCGCCTCGGGTGCCAACTCGGGGAAACACAAGCCCAGGTTGGTGAGGGCCACCCGGCGCCGTTCCCGGCCCAGGACATAGAGCAGACGGCCAAAACCGGCCCCCAGGGCCCGCAGCCAAGCCAGGGGCAGAAAATGGAGGAGCCAGAGCAGGCCCACGGCCAGCCGGGTCATGGCCGCTCCTCCCCCACCGGGGCGGAGGCCCCGCCCTCCCTGGAAGGGGATCGCCCAGTCTCCATGGCCGCCGGCGCCACATGCCAGCCGGAGGCGGGCGCGGGACTTGGGGACAGGGCCCCGGCGGGGGGCGGCTCGGCGCCGGAGGGCCGCTTGTAACGGTTATAGCCCCACAGGTACTGGCTCGGACATTGGCGAATCAGGCCTTCCAGCTCCTGGTTGATCTGGGCCGCCCGAACTTCCGTGGAGCCCTCCAGAGGGTGGAGGGTTTCCTGAAGATGGAGATGGAAGCCCCGCCCTCCGGGCAGGCGCTCCGCGTAGGCCAGCAGCACCCGGGCGCCGGTTTCCGAAAGACGGGCGGCCAGGGTCATGGTGTAGGCGGGGCGACCAAAGAAATCCAGCCATTTGCCTTCCCCGGCTCCCGGCGCCTGGTCCGGCAGCATGCCCACCGCTTCCTTGCGCTTTAAGGCGCGGAGCAGGTGGCGCACCCCGGAGAGGTCGGCGGGGGCCAGTTGCAGCCGCTGATCCCGGGCCCGGCCCTGGACGATCAGGGGTTCCAGCCAGGCCTGTTTGGGGGGCCGGTAGAGCACCGTAATGGGGGATTCGGGACGGCAATGGGCGGCGTAATACTGGGCGGTCACCTCGAAGCAGCCCAGGTGGGGGGTGAGGAAAATAATGCCCCGGCCTTCGGCCCAGGCCGCTTCCACCAGCTCCCAGCCGGTCACCCGGACCACCCGGCCCGCCGCTTCTTCCAGGGGCCGCAGCCAGACCTTGGGCAATTCCAGCATGCCTTTACCCGCTTCGGCCACCGCCTGGGGCACCAGCCGGGCCGCCGCCTCCGGGGCGTAGGCCAGGGCCAGGTTTTCTTCCAGATGGGCCCGGTAGACGGGGGACAGGCGATAGGCCAGGCGGCCCACCAGGGCCCCCAGGGCGTGAAGCCAGGAAAGGGGCAGAAGGGAAAGGATACGGAACAGAGCGGCCAAGGGAGTGTCTCAGTACCAGGTCGCCCTGGTTTGACCCGGGGCGGGTGAAAAATTAGAATTATCGCGCCGCCGAGTTAATCAGGACAACTTGCAGGGCGGATCAAAAATTCTGCTAAAGCGTCGCCTGCTCCTCCC
This sequence is a window from Azospira inquinata. Protein-coding genes within it:
- a CDS encoding GNAT family N-acetyltransferase, with translation MTAVSSAVSAPTPSSLNLAPLAPDRVPELIALARVVWQDTYSALIPQAQIDHMLAERYQPRDLAAQAGAPGPGWTVCWMTAGLEDAMVGFACLETTDTPGEFKLDKLYVHPQAQGRGVGRALVDWAAATAREAGGQTLVLAVNKGNTRALAAYRAYGFRQRAAVCRDIGHGFVMDDFIMAKPLQTAACA
- a CDS encoding LpxL/LpxP family acyltransferase; translation: MTRLAVGLLWLLHFLPLAWLRALGAGFGRLLYVLGRERRRVALTNLGLCFPELAPEARRRLALQHFIAFGQSFLDRSLLWWASPARLRRLIQLEGLEHLPTDGTPVILLSPHFVGLDAGWTRLTLEMPMLSVYANQKNLVFDAALYAGRMRFNQPQLLSRLDGLRKAVRGLASGRPFYYLPDLDFGPRDAIFVPFFGTPAATITGVPRLAKLAHARVLPCLTRMTPQGYRVTLEAPWEDYPGPDLNADTRRMNAFIEARVRQCPAQYYWLHKRFKTRPPGEARFYP
- a CDS encoding lysophospholipid acyltransferase family protein, which produces MAALFRILSLLPLSWLHALGALVGRLAYRLSPVYRAHLEENLALAYAPEAAARLVPQAVAEAGKGMLELPKVWLRPLEEAAGRVVRVTGWELVEAAWAEGRGIIFLTPHLGCFEVTAQYYAAHCRPESPITVLYRPPKQAWLEPLIVQGRARDQRLQLAPADLSGVRHLLRALKRKEAVGMLPDQAPGAGEGKWLDFFGRPAYTMTLAARLSETGARVLLAYAERLPGGRGFHLHLQETLHPLEGSTEVRAAQINQELEGLIRQCPSQYLWGYNRYKRPSGAEPPPAGALSPSPAPASGWHVAPAAMETGRSPSREGGASAPVGEERP